The Ziziphus jujuba cultivar Dongzao chromosome 1, ASM3175591v1 genome segment AGTACAATCTTTATTGATGAGATTGATTCTCTCTGCAATGCCCGGGGGTAAGTAATATTTCAATTCTACATTAGGTTCTTAATTACTTCTTTGCTTCATCGAGCATTACATATACAAAAGcaatagatattttttatttttattttattttttaaattatgttggTCCCAAATAAAGGTAACTTATTTTTTCCAGAGCATCTGGAGAGCATGAGTCATCTAGAAGGGTGAAATCTGAACTTCTTGTTCAGGTAGATGGTGTAAACAATACTTCCACAAATGAAGATGGCAGCCGGAAAATAGTGATGGTTTTGGCAGCTACTAACTTCCCCTGGGACATAGATGAGGCACTGAGGTTAGTTTGTATCATCGTTGAGTTGCATACCTCATCCCAGGTATTATGATAATTTGTTATATGGAAGGACTTATCTTTTATCTAAATGGTTGCAATGCAATTCAGGAGAAGGCTGGAAAAGCGAATATATATTCCCCTTCCAAACTTTGAGAGCCGAAAGGAGCTTATTCGGATTAATTTGAAAACTGTTGAGGTAACTATTTGCAGCTAATACTATTTTGTCTCAATATGTTGGCAGGGATGCTAATATTACATGATATTTTGATTATCTATTTAAGCTTCTATGATAGTGTTCCTTTCATGGATTAGAACTTATAAATCTGGAACAAGTTGTGTATTCTATGATTATGGTTTGTTAGATCAATTGGTAATTATTCGTCTAAGAGAAATACATGGTGTCCCAGGGGTTGGTCTTTTTGTCTTGAATGCAACCAACACCGTTGTAAGGTCTGAAAGAATATGTTTGTAGGAAAGTGAGGGCCCCACTTTTTGTTTGTAAGCAACTATTACCTATTGTTTGGTGTTTCAATTTATTGTAAGGAGAGCTTTTTCCTTGttaaataaactttaaaatattgtcTTCTTGCTTGTGATCTCCACCTAGATGCTGCTGTATTTCATAATATTCTTAGTTGGGTGCTAGTTTTAATTGAGTGTATCTGTTTATTTCAGGTGGCACCTGATGTAAATATCGATGATGTGGCTCGCCGAACTGAGGGATACAGTGGTGATGACCTCACAAATGTTTGTCGTGATGCCTCCTTGAATGGTATGAGGCGCAAAATAGCTGGAAAGACACGTGATGAGATTAAGAACATGTCCAAGGATGAGATCTCGAAGGACCCAGTTGCCATGTGTGATTTTGAGGAAGCCTTGGTGAAGGTCCAAAGAAGTGTTTCCGCAGCTGATATTGAAAAGCATGAGAAATGGTTTGCAGAATTTGGATCGGCATAGAGTAAATATGACCAGGAGGAAAATAATGACTTCGTTTTCTGACTTTGAGTTTGCTGAATGCTGAGTGTCTCTGTGTGTATGTGTGTCTACTAATTATTCTTTGgtattttctctgttttctgGCGGATTCAGAGTAAATTTGTGTCTTGGGAAGTGTTGGAAAGTTGTCATATTGTTGTGCTGTATTGTATGTGTAGCCATTCATGTAATGTAATTCAAATACTGCTTGCAAAACTGTATTTCGTTCCAAATGAAAATTTCTTTGAAGCAATGAATCTGCTGGAAATTTTCAGACTCCTTGTATAGCAGATGGATCTTCTAATTCCTCGAACTTGCTTTGGAATACGGACCGCTAGAAATGCATTTATGTTGGCCGGGGACGCCTGCAGTAggactttaattaattaagacgGCTAATTAGAGGCTCATGATCGGCATTTCCAAgttttggtttttcatttacCGTTTGTCTTTTTCcatccaaatatttaataaaccTTTGAGCTGGAGTTGATGTCAATTTACCCAGGGTATTAGTTTTCTTTGATACATTTGTCCATATTTTGGACACACGGCAATAGGCAGGGTACACGTCATTATACAGTTTAATCTATTTTTAAgttagttgatttttttttttttttttctttttatgttgacAATGAAAATGCAGCACTCTATATCCGATTTAGTACGGATCCTGCATTACATGGGAGAAAATTTCTGGTCCCTCATATATTAAAGGGGCAAGTTGGTATTTTGGGTGTATggtatttcttattttatattttttatattttttatttttttgtccatCATATGGGTAGTAAAGAATAGAcatttgtaaaagaaaaatctttctAGGGGAAAAAAAGGTATACTTTTAATTTGATGGCCTGAGATATCAGTAAAAAAAGTTAGAgccttttgaaaatttcaaataactACGTACTTCTTAATTTctgggaaaagaaagaaatgaggTTGCAGCAAATTTGTGTGCATTCACGGGTGAGCATATCTCCACCTAAACCTTGGTAATTACCTGCCGTATAAATAGTCTTTAATGATATTTAGGTAGTAGTATTGCTAATTAATCCACCAAAGCTTGCAGTTGCAGAATATGGAAAGATTGGAATTGGATTACAGACTAATTCTCTTCATAACACTCTTGAGCAACCATGCCACAATCAGTAGTAGTAGTACTATTACTCAGCCGATGTCAAACCCATTACAAGGTAATGAGTTTGAGTACTAGTTAAGGGTACTAATTTATGTGattgacacacacacacacaaacacacgcacacacacacacatatatatatatatatatatatatattaatggaatatttgttttggttttaattttatgttgcAGAAATTGTATGTGCGGCAATAAATTGTGGGCAAGGAACATGTAAAGCTTCGAATGCTTCATTGCTTGGATTTGACTGTGAGTGTTATCCTGGTTGGAAGAAGATACAGATTGGTCCCTTGACCTTTCCCTCCTGTCTACTTCCTAACTGTGAGCCcgattctttctctctctcttcttcattCTTACTTTGTCTCCGTCTCTTTCTTTCAATTATATTGAAAACTAAGCCAATAAACGAGTTCCTTTATAAATGGAAAAGCATCAATTGAAAATGAATGATATCTGAATTTCAGAAAATGGCATAAGGTTGTCCTAAAAGTGAccattaatattattgaatttgaCTGTGTGGAATTAATCTATACCATACCCTTTCGATGTGAGGTTGCTTTCCTTGTACGACTATTGATTAATTCTACACCCTTTCGATGTGAGGTTGCTTTCCTTGTACGActattgacatatatatatcttgagATGTTTATTTGCTTAAATTTATGTAATTGAACTATATAGAAAAACTAATTAATCACAAGAAGACTGTGATTTGTAAGATAATAACAAACTAAGAGAAGcagttaatatattatattatagggtCATTGTTTGAATCGACTACATGATCAGCATCATTAGTGTTTGAACCAAACTTTTGTATTGATTGGCCATATATGGACCATATGATCTAAAAGCTGATGTTTTGATATTAGGCTATAGAATAATCTCCATGTTATAAGATTTTGCAAGagttgataattaatttaagaTTTTGAGATATATGAGTTAGTATTTGGGATCTTTATCCGATGAAAACAGTGATTTTATCATTAGATTTTCTCTAAAGTAGTAATCATAGTTTGTTTGTGTGCGCAGGCACAGTTGATTTTCAATGCGGCAAAGGATCTCCACCACCGTCCCCACCACCACCGCCAGTTTCTCTTCCACCACCACTAAATTTATCCAACCGTACCTATACTCAATATTCttcactttatattttattaactaaTAAGAATTCCAAGCAGTCATAATATTTTAACTcattaattctaatttttttttcttgtatttttttcatgagattaattACACCAGCTAaacatagaaagaaaattaattttacagcTTGTGGTCTTGTTTGGTGTGGTGAGGGAATCTGCGTAACCAATGGAACGGGATACACATGCCAATGCTTTGAAGGCTCAGAGAATTTAATGAATTTGGCGACTTTGCCATGCTTTAAACAATGTAATTATTAGATGTtaattatacatatgtatatatatatatttgtcaaagCATAGATTATATTCATATATCCATATAACTAAtgatatgttaattttaatttgtttcaatAAATGTTTTTCAGGCTCCCTTGGAGCAGACTGCAATGCTCTTATGTTAGGCTCACCACCACAACCCAATAGTTCCACCTCCAAAACAACtggtatgtttttttttttttttttgggtgtgtgtGAGTGTGTGGCGCAGATAAAGATGAATTAGATGTAATTGAAACATAAGTTAACTAGTATTACAATAATTAAAAGCAGGTTGAAATCATGCCTCTCTGTTTTTaaggttttcaaattttatgtttatttaacaaattaacagGTACCTTTTTCAGTTGATTTCGATTTGGGCCTGTGGGTTTTGTAACTCTTCTAAtcttaagcctttttttttttaaaacaaatataattatatgtatttacaaaatttatcatTGACAGAGAACCAGTAATACCATTTCTTGTCAATTTGATctttatgtaattatttaacTGCAGGGTTGACTACAGATTTGAGGAATTGCTTAAGCAGTATTTATGCAGTGACCGTGATGTTGTTAGCTGCAATCTTTTTCTAACAAGGACTTGATGGTGGACGGTGATCGACTGTCGCGATTGATTTATTTGgcaaataaaacatataatttaaaaCAGGATATATAGGATTTACTCTGCTACTACATTTTCCTTCTTGAAAATGTTGTTTCTGAATTCTTGAATCCAAAATGTCGTTTAATTAATAATGGTACTTAATATCGGTACTTTAAGAATGATCTGAAAATTTGTTGTACAGCAGATCCGGGGTGTTTGCCCAAATATTGTATGTTATGAACCCATGAATCTTCAAAACACCTTTAGAAGGCCTTGGGGGACGCTGTTTTGGTGCTGACCATTTTAATAGTTAAGTTAAAAAGAGGAAATTTGAATGCCAAAAAGTTATTAGAATTGTTATTGTGTACCTTGGTTGGTTGAGATGAatctataatatatttatagtttaggCGTAAGGTTTCCTTGAAACATAAGAAAACCGATCCTAACTTAGTAGGCTGGAACACAATGTCAAATAAGAAAACTTGGGATGTTGAGATATACCCCGTGGTGTATATAGTGGATGGTAAATTTGTTTGAAATGTTGTCATTTTCGAAACCCTGTTCTGAGAATGTAAAGGAAAAGGCAGATTTTTTTACGGTCGAATATTGGAGTGGAGGTAGGCCTAATTCCACCTATGTAACTAAAAAGGAAAACAGTTTAAAAATAGAGAGTGACATTTTTATATACTGGTACCTACAGTTTTAGGATaagacattttttatttattattgttattatttttttcctttcagtGCTTCAAGTTTTAGGACAAGACTTGAGGCAAAGGAAGAAAGCTTTTTTAATGGAAGCATGCCAATTAATGGATCTCTTTTCGTTGCTTGTATTGTCTcatttcatatacatatattatggcTCCAAACAAGGCTTTCTGTGTGTACGTACTTAGATGGTATTGATCTTCTATTTTCCAACAAAAATCATTTGCTGTAAAATTAAATAGTTCCTTAGTGGTAGTGTTCTTTTTCTAAAGCTGAAagtatttatttggtaaaataagCATTTGACAACGGTTTTTTGGATGAGTTTAAGAGAAACAAGGttgttactttttaaaaataaaaatgaataaatcagGGAAGAAGAATTTCATTATGGATTATTACTAGTGGCTATAACCAACGAGACGGTTccaaaagaataaattttaactttttttttttttttttttggggtaatgaaTAAACTTTAACTTAACATCTAAACAAAAGTGCTACGTAATAAAAGCTTTACTAAAATATGCTACGTAATAAAAGctttactaaaatatttttctaaaacacaaaatgaataaattaaagaagGGGGATTTCATTATTTGGATTATTATTAGTGTTTATAGTAAATAAAACTGTTCCAAAAGGATAAATTTTAACTAGACATCTAAACAAAAGTGCCACATAATAAAAGCTTTACTGAATAAAAGCAACTATGAAAAACCACTGGCAAACACACCCTcaactaaaatataattaagaattgtttttttttttttaattaatgctttgccttctgaattttttttttttttctttgagaacTTCTGTATTTTTGTCCTCTTCTCTCTCATGTCATCTTTATAGTCTTATAGATACCAATCATGTTTCTTCTGTATTTTGGATTATAAATATCGATTTAAAAGTACAACTAATCTAATGTGAttctcaattttttcaaaagaatcAATCTAAActctataattaataaatttttaaaaaaatttttggtaatcAATCTCCATTACCAATTGGAAATTATTATGAAGTTTAGGGTCCACAACtataattatacttttttttttgtttgtttttttgcttgaaCTATTATTATACTTTCttggttattaattaattgcagttgcatatatatatatatatatatatatatatatatatattttactttcttGGATGAAGCATTGCTAATAATTCATATTGATCAaggcaataattaatttgatcttGTTTTAGGCAGGCAAACTTTAAGACcgtattaaaataatttaatcagtATTTATATTAGATTGCGATCTTTCTTCTTGACATGACCATATGACTTGAGCTCTGTGGGTGCACGTACGgctttttgctttgtttttaaGCTTTATTGCATTATCACttctggaaaaaaaaagttgataacCAAATGCTTTTATGTCCAAAGTACTAGAACTATTAAAGCATCCAGAACAGAAATTTTAGATACACATTTTCTccactattattttattttattttcccttgTTTTTGGGAAATGACTTCTAGATTAAGCAGTCTTTGTTAACCAGTAAGCAgatttaattaacacaaatgAAGGCTTAAGAGCAGGggttaacaaagaaaattaaagaaataaaatgatttgGGGGAAATCGAGCACAAAGCAGTGACTATAATTTCTTTTGCTTTCGCTGCAAAAGAACAGAAAATTACGGCTCAAGAtgattgttttttatatattaaattgcatACATTGAGGCGTATATGGCCTAgtagaataaatatattatagaaTATTTCCTTTATAATAGACTTCAAGCCTATATTATGATAGAGGTCATATATTCATGATAATTCACATGTATTTTACTTTAAGTTACATGTAATTGAACACTGATGATCACATTATAATTTGGTGCTAATGTCAagtatagaaaaattatatatctaatttggttaattttttcttttttctggtaCGCACTATAATAAAGTTGATAATTGGgtttataaaatgatatattcTGAACTTTTTAAATGTGAATaatttggtttaaatatttaaaggtGTTAAATTACATATGATATATAACGCTGgataatatatgtgtgtgtatatatatatatataattcaactgactttaaataattaaattaatttttcttcaaattaaaaaagtgAGAATATATTCATTTcaaagtttttgtatttttcttctgtTGTCACCATCGTTGTTCCAAGTTCCACGAATTCCCGTCCTACATCTGATGAATGCAACTGGTCTAGAGCATCCTATTCTTTAAACTGAATTTTTATGCTCTTTATAATTTCTTAGTTCTTACTACTCTCTTTTTCtatgtatattttcttctttatttaaattgttactGTTCTTCCATATAGGTACTGGCATTACCAAATATCAGAATCCATCCAAGATCCTTAATCGAAATTCTAGATAAGCTATGATCTCAGAGAAAAACTACTGAATTTTCTAGTGGAAAATTCGACAGTATCTTCCCTAAAGGTTAAATTTACCGCAAAATTTCCtgcatagaaaatatatttttaacaatatctccttattcttcccaccatattacaatttaatttccataAATTCGTAGCACTTTAAAATTAACAGGGAACTagtacaatattataaataaatattcaaattagacatactactagtctatggatacgtatcgacgagtactttacaacaaTACAAGggccaaaacaaaattctacaaaaataaaaaatcaaacttggcaccctcggacattttggaccgcaacttgtctTACTCATAACTCTCAAACGGTAGCTCCAATTTTGATGTGCTACTAATCTGCGAACTCGGGACGAAACGTACTTTGCAACGGTGCCtcggtcaatgcaaaattccatctagatcaaaaagttaaaatttatccCTCCTCGGTCAATGACTGTCAAACCCAGTCAATTTCGATCTACGGGAAAAAATTTCGATGTATTTAGAAATGGGATGTCACACCAAAGCAAGGTGCtacccataataataataataataataataaacagagCAAGGTAATATTTCTGCCAGTTCTTAATAATTGATCAAGcaccaattaaattaataacaattatttggACCATAATGCAAAacgaatattttctttttcaaaaaagaaagatataacGTGTATAAATTAACTTAATTCATATACGAATTAAATATATTCGATCCTTCGATGAATTTGCAGGTttaatatacatctatatatatatatatatacatatccagTATTGAATAATTAATGCGACATTTTATTATCCGAAAATTGGATaagtatttatatatgtatatatatatatatatatatcgtataaATACTAGAGATATCAACTTGAAATATGAAACTTTGAGATATTTATACATAAATGCAATATAAAATCCAGCAGCAGAGGCATGAATATAGGGATAGAATTAACAAATGTTTGAGGATATCTTAAATAAAGTGCATAAAGAGTCCATGGATATCATGTTTCAATGCACCCCATATTTTTTACATGTCTGAACACTTTGCCTCTAGCTTCAATCTCCTTGTGACTTGAGCAATCACAAACTtcgaaagaaaacaaa includes the following:
- the LOC107406769 gene encoding uncharacterized protein LOC107406769 translates to MERLELDYRLILFITLLSNHATISSSSTITQPMSNPLQEIVCAAINCGQGTCKASNASLLGFDCECYPGWKKIQIGPLTFPSCLLPNCTVDFQCGKGSPPPSPPPPPVSLPPPLNLSNPCGLVWCGEGICVTNGTGYTCQCFEGSENLMNLATLPCFKQCSLGADCNALMLGSPPQPNSSTSKTTGLTTDLRNCLSSIYAVTVMLLAAIFF